Proteins found in one Sphingomonas sp. SORGH_AS_0879 genomic segment:
- a CDS encoding glycerol-3-phosphate dehydrogenase, translating into MADQSEETVDLLIVGGGINGSGIARDAAGRGLSVLLVEQEDLASHTSSASTKLIHGGLRYLEYGEFRLVREALIERERLLAIAPHIIWPLSFVLPQNRSPRPAWMVRLGLFLYDHLGGRVRLPGTRTIRLDRSPLGTGLSARTGKAFVYSDCWVEDSRLVVLNALDAAEHGARIETRTRLIEARREGGGWIATIEGEGGLRTVRARILVNASGPWVVDVIGRTHGTRRDRGVRLVKGSHIVVPRLYDGEHAFMLQNDDRRIVFAIPYEGRFTLVGTTDQPWTEAPAKASISAGETTYLLDTINRYFTVKTGEADIVWSYAGIRPLYDDHAADASAVTRDYVLDLDIGPAGEDHAPMLNIFGGKITTYRKLAEHALSELAPFLRQAGGDWTAGAALPGGDMADADFEHFLSELQAKCPVLPPGLLRRLARAYGTRVADLLGTAQTVADLGPDLGGGLYGAEVDYLVRVEWARTAEDILYRRSKLGLHVPHGTVECLTEYLTAG; encoded by the coding sequence ATGGCGGACCAGAGCGAAGAGACGGTCGATCTGCTGATCGTCGGCGGCGGGATCAACGGGTCCGGGATCGCCCGCGATGCCGCCGGGCGCGGCCTGTCCGTCCTGCTGGTCGAGCAGGAGGATCTGGCCAGCCACACCTCCTCCGCCTCGACCAAGCTGATCCATGGCGGGCTGCGCTATCTGGAATATGGTGAGTTCCGCCTGGTGCGAGAGGCGCTGATCGAGCGCGAAAGGCTGTTGGCGATCGCCCCGCACATCATCTGGCCGCTGTCCTTCGTCCTGCCGCAGAACCGCTCGCCGCGCCCTGCCTGGATGGTCCGCCTGGGGCTGTTCCTCTACGATCATCTGGGCGGCCGGGTTCGTCTGCCGGGAACACGGACGATCCGGCTCGACCGGTCGCCGCTGGGCACCGGACTTTCCGCGCGGACCGGCAAGGCGTTCGTCTATTCGGACTGCTGGGTCGAGGACAGCCGCCTGGTCGTCCTCAACGCGCTCGACGCGGCGGAGCATGGCGCAAGGATCGAGACCCGAACCCGCCTGATCGAGGCACGGCGAGAGGGTGGCGGCTGGATCGCGACGATCGAGGGAGAAGGCGGCCTCCGCACGGTTCGGGCCCGCATCCTGGTCAACGCATCGGGCCCCTGGGTCGTCGATGTGATCGGGCGGACGCACGGTACGCGAAGGGATCGCGGCGTGCGGCTGGTCAAAGGCAGCCATATCGTCGTGCCGCGCCTCTATGACGGCGAACATGCCTTCATGCTCCAGAATGACGATCGGCGGATCGTCTTCGCCATCCCCTATGAGGGCCGCTTCACGCTGGTCGGCACCACCGACCAGCCCTGGACCGAGGCTCCGGCCAAGGCATCGATCAGCGCGGGCGAAACCACCTATCTGCTCGACACCATCAACCGCTATTTCACCGTGAAGACCGGCGAGGCGGACATCGTGTGGAGCTATGCCGGTATCCGCCCGCTCTACGACGATCACGCCGCCGACGCCTCGGCCGTGACGCGCGACTATGTCCTCGACCTCGATATCGGTCCGGCGGGTGAGGATCATGCGCCGATGCTCAACATATTCGGCGGCAAGATCACTACCTATCGCAAGCTGGCCGAACATGCGCTGTCCGAACTCGCCCCCTTCCTGCGCCAAGCGGGCGGCGACTGGACGGCGGGGGCGGCCCTGCCCGGCGGCGACATGGCGGATGCGGATTTCGAGCATTTCCTCAGTGAGCTACAGGCTAAATGTCCCGTCCTGCCGCCCGGCCTTTTGCGACGGCTGGCGCGCGCCTATGGGACGCGGGTCGCCGACCTGCTGGGTACGGCGCAGACCGTGGCGGACCTGGGGCCCGATCTGGGCGGCGGCCTATATGGCGCAGAAGTCGATTATCTGGTCCGCGTCGAATGGGCGCGGACGGCGGAGGACATTCTCTATCGCCGAAGCAAGCTGGGCCTGCATGTTCCACATGGCACGGTCGAGTGCCTGACGGAGTATCTCACCGCCGGATAG
- a CDS encoding FadR/GntR family transcriptional regulator — protein sequence MDNTPTTQDRLYRELARTLIAELVEGRYPVGTRMPAERELAARFDVSRPVIREALIALEVQGFIEVRIGSGAHVVALPGQGETPDFDVSAMEVAEARLLFEPESAALAASQITDAELDELAALVDAIEKENNEVGGAFRADRAFHTLIARVTRNSAILETIDRLWEQRERSAESALLDAKVRAIDVRPIVEHHAAILEALRARNSLAARAAMQRHLTAALEGLLIASEARAVAEVRQALAAKRDRTAHLKI from the coding sequence ATGGACAATACACCCACGACGCAGGACCGCCTCTACCGGGAACTGGCCCGCACGCTGATCGCCGAACTGGTCGAAGGCCGCTATCCGGTCGGGACGCGCATGCCCGCCGAGCGCGAGCTGGCGGCGCGCTTCGACGTCAGCCGTCCGGTCATCCGGGAAGCGCTGATCGCGTTGGAGGTACAGGGTTTTATCGAAGTCCGCATCGGTTCCGGCGCGCATGTCGTCGCCCTGCCCGGCCAAGGCGAAACCCCCGATTTTGACGTGTCCGCCATGGAAGTCGCCGAGGCGCGCCTGTTGTTCGAACCCGAATCGGCAGCACTCGCCGCGTCGCAGATCACCGATGCCGAACTGGACGAACTTGCCGCGCTGGTCGACGCGATCGAGAAGGAGAATAACGAGGTCGGTGGCGCTTTTCGGGCCGACCGCGCCTTCCACACGCTGATCGCGCGGGTCACCCGGAACAGCGCCATTCTGGAAACGATCGACCGGCTGTGGGAACAGCGGGAACGATCGGCGGAAAGCGCTTTGCTCGATGCCAAGGTGCGCGCCATCGACGTGCGTCCCATCGTCGAGCATCACGCCGCCATTCTGGAAGCGCTGCGGGCGCGGAACTCGCTGGCCGCGCGTGCTGCGATGCAACGGCATCTGACGGCGGCGCTCGAAGGCCTGCTGATCGCCAGCGAAGCCCGCGCGGTCGCCGAAGTGAGACAGGCGCTCGCGGCGAAGCGCGATCGAACCGCGCATCTGAAAATCTGA
- a CDS encoding TonB-dependent receptor — protein sequence MTISPRKDVSRLRRKRLLQTTAFTAAWMASAMIATPALAQTAAATTAATVTADTGQATPQVDTAGDASQSEITVTGYRQSIASALAAKRNDIRITDGISSEDIGKFPAQNVTEAIQRIAGVQMSNINGRGSTISIRGLGPQYARTTINGQTFASADFKDGFRYDIIQTDLASAIQVIKSPTADMDTGGLAGTVNIDTVKPLAYKGPSFIAGVKAYHSDYRGGVTPKVNAAYIKRFANDTIGVMLDVGYQKLKDRGDYLFIKNWYQPGAVAGAPDAQVPGNLRYRRIDRDTEQLMGSGAIQWKPQDNFEVLLQGEYSRDHTRYDTRQMVFGRWAASAVTVNSTANGVADKISISNFNVDNNDQPELRKLQTQAYTGTVNWSPTDTTHIKAIGHYTQGDAKLYEWATIDEVRFANGGTLDISDPFNVKWNTASLTDGSIYNMANRTWYAFVDGATHIQSARDRAIQTDLTQDLDFHGIKALVFGAKYHHESFDTKAYRHDRDADVSDPVTYPEFAWIPDLSKTGVLVNDFLGGSMAIPGSFLSVNAPLWQQILRDKGISVPDTPDWPNTYRVDRYIPAVYAMANIDGTLFNLPVRGNVGVRYEHTHQNVTSSLTNGTDSNATLLGQQHVVQDYGNVLPSASFALDLTPRLVARIAAAKVLVRPLLNSQTQMADTITRVTTSLRPSVSVAQGESRLKPLTANQLDLSLEFYHGKGNSISVAGFYKAVKNGTFTQFYCPGSFDGVALNGVVSDCQSADLKTDYSFSRVLNDDRVIHIKGVEFSASQNFDAILPVKGFGAVGNVTVVDTDASAIGTGFNLRDLSKLTWNLTPYWENEMFSVRLSVNHRSSYVQDAASSFFVNGGLTHVVRPRTQMDLALGFNPLSYLSFTAGIINLNNTHEDAYQTNADTFQLASRTGRTFYLSASTRF from the coding sequence ATGACGATCTCACCGCGCAAGGACGTGTCGCGTCTCCGGCGCAAGCGGTTGCTTCAGACGACGGCGTTTACGGCGGCCTGGATGGCCTCGGCGATGATCGCGACGCCAGCCCTGGCGCAGACTGCCGCCGCCACGACCGCCGCCACCGTTACCGCCGATACCGGACAGGCGACGCCGCAGGTCGATACGGCGGGCGACGCCAGCCAGAGCGAGATTACCGTCACCGGCTATCGCCAGAGCATCGCCTCCGCGCTGGCCGCCAAGCGCAACGACATCCGCATCACCGACGGCATCTCGTCGGAGGATATCGGCAAGTTTCCCGCCCAGAACGTGACCGAGGCGATCCAGCGGATCGCGGGTGTCCAGATGTCCAACATCAACGGGCGCGGCTCGACGATCAGCATCCGTGGCCTGGGCCCGCAATATGCGCGCACCACGATCAACGGCCAGACCTTCGCCAGCGCCGACTTCAAGGACGGCTTCCGCTACGACATCATCCAGACCGATCTGGCGAGCGCGATCCAAGTCATCAAGTCGCCGACCGCCGACATGGACACGGGCGGCCTGGCGGGCACCGTCAACATCGATACGGTCAAGCCGCTCGCCTATAAGGGCCCCAGCTTCATCGCGGGGGTGAAGGCCTATCATTCCGACTATCGCGGCGGCGTCACGCCCAAGGTCAATGCCGCCTATATCAAGCGCTTCGCCAACGACACGATCGGCGTCATGCTGGATGTCGGCTATCAGAAGCTGAAGGATCGCGGCGACTATCTGTTCATCAAGAACTGGTATCAGCCGGGCGCGGTGGCGGGCGCCCCCGATGCGCAGGTGCCCGGCAATCTCCGCTACCGCCGGATCGACCGCGATACCGAGCAACTGATGGGCAGCGGCGCGATCCAGTGGAAGCCGCAGGACAATTTCGAGGTCCTGCTGCAAGGTGAATATTCGCGTGACCACACCCGTTACGATACGCGCCAGATGGTCTTCGGCCGCTGGGCGGCCTCGGCGGTGACGGTCAACAGCACCGCCAACGGCGTCGCCGACAAGATTTCGATCAGCAACTTCAACGTCGACAACAACGACCAGCCCGAACTGCGCAAACTCCAGACCCAGGCCTATACCGGCACCGTCAACTGGAGCCCGACCGATACCACGCATATCAAGGCGATCGGCCATTATACCCAGGGTGACGCCAAGCTGTACGAATGGGCGACGATCGACGAGGTCCGCTTCGCGAACGGCGGCACGCTCGACATTTCCGATCCGTTCAACGTCAAGTGGAACACCGCCAGCCTGACCGACGGATCGATCTACAATATGGCGAACCGCACCTGGTACGCCTTTGTCGACGGCGCGACGCATATCCAGTCGGCGCGTGACCGCGCGATCCAGACCGACCTGACCCAGGATCTCGACTTCCACGGGATCAAGGCGCTGGTCTTCGGCGCGAAATATCACCATGAGAGCTTCGACACCAAGGCCTATCGCCACGACCGCGACGCCGATGTCAGCGATCCCGTGACCTATCCCGAATTCGCCTGGATTCCCGACCTGTCGAAGACCGGCGTGCTGGTGAACGACTTCCTGGGCGGATCGATGGCGATCCCGGGCAGCTTCCTGTCGGTCAATGCGCCGCTGTGGCAGCAGATCCTGCGCGACAAGGGGATCAGTGTGCCCGACACGCCCGACTGGCCCAACACCTATCGCGTCGACCGTTACATTCCGGCGGTCTATGCGATGGCGAATATCGACGGCACGCTCTTCAACCTGCCGGTGCGCGGCAATGTCGGCGTCCGCTACGAGCACACCCACCAGAACGTCACCAGCAGCCTGACCAACGGCACCGACAGCAACGCGACGCTGCTCGGCCAGCAGCATGTCGTGCAGGATTATGGCAACGTCCTGCCCAGCGCCAGCTTCGCACTGGACCTGACGCCGCGCCTGGTCGCCCGCATCGCCGCCGCCAAGGTGCTGGTCCGCCCGCTGCTCAACAGCCAGACGCAGATGGCCGACACCATCACCCGCGTCACCACCAGCCTGCGCCCCAGCGTCTCCGTCGCGCAAGGCGAGAGCCGCCTGAAGCCGCTGACCGCCAACCAGTTGGATCTCAGCCTGGAATTCTACCACGGCAAGGGCAATTCGATCAGCGTCGCGGGCTTCTACAAGGCGGTGAAGAACGGCACCTTCACGCAATTCTACTGCCCCGGCTCGTTCGACGGGGTGGCGCTGAACGGCGTGGTCAGCGATTGCCAGTCGGCGGACCTGAAGACCGATTACAGCTTCAGCCGGGTGCTCAACGACGACCGGGTCATCCATATCAAGGGCGTGGAATTCTCGGCCTCGCAGAATTTCGATGCCATCCTGCCGGTCAAGGGCTTCGGCGCGGTCGGCAACGTCACCGTGGTCGATACCGATGCCAGCGCGATCGGCACCGGCTTCAACCTGCGCGACCTGTCCAAGCTGACCTGGAACCTGACGCCCTATTGGGAAAACGAGATGTTCAGCGTGCGGCTGTCGGTCAATCACCGCAGCTCCTATGTCCAGGACGCGGCGTCGAGCTTCTTCGTCAATGGCGGCCTGACCCATGTGGTCCGTCCGCGCACCCAGATGGACCTGGCGCTGGGCTTCAATCCACTGAGCTATCTCAGCTTCACGGCGGGCATCATCAACCTCAACAACACCCATGAGGATGCCTATCAGACCAATGCCGACACCTTCCAGTTGGCCAGCCGGACGGGTCGCACCTTCTACCTCTCGGCCTCGACGAGGTTCTGA
- a CDS encoding alpha-N-acetylglucosaminidase, producing the protein MTSSKALGLIGTLFLTASVAHAQADGGQAARAALQRLGVPERQVAVTIQSSPTPRYRVRVDHDRLTVQASSPVAAIRGVAATLQAEGRLSISWEGRRVGPMTGLAARDSGWVSSPFGFRAYLNTCTYGYTTPWWGWPRWVREIDDMAVHGVDMPLAMEGQDYVWRKLWREQGLSEAQIARHFSGPAFLPWQRMGNIEGYRAPLPTGWIDKKHDLQKHILARMRDLGMTPILPAFAGYVPKAFAEAHPKARIYKMRSWEGFEGTYWLDPSDPLFAPLARRFLELYTAEYGPGRYYLADAFNEMVPPIAEDGSDTAHASYGDATANTPALDAATKAAALPREVRDARLAAYGQRLYAAIAAAAPGATWVMQGWLFGADKKFWTPDAIAAFLKDVPDEKMLILDIGNDRYPGIWKTTKGFDGKNWVYGYVHNYGGSNPVYGAPDFYRRDVAALFTDPARGNVRGFGMFPEGLHSNSLVYDYAYDVAWPGGDMALGPWLSRYAAARYGRSDPAMVAAWQDVVAGAYDVRYWTPRWWNERAGAYLFFKRPAADAPTYPAEPGDRAKLRAGIEAMLKLAPAYSQSPLYRYDLVDLTRHAASLSLDDSVKAAVAAYQKGDVAAGDRATVRIKALALAIDHLIGGQQESLASWIADARAYGDTPAEKTAYEQNAKAQVTIWGGRGHLGDYASKAWTGMYAHYYLPRWTRYLTEARAAALARRPVDDAAFTAKLLDWEKAWVADPRPYKASAPADPVAEARALMTETDR; encoded by the coding sequence ATGACCTCTTCCAAAGCGCTGGGCCTGATCGGCACCCTGTTTCTCACCGCGTCCGTCGCCCATGCGCAGGCGGATGGCGGTCAGGCCGCCCGGGCGGCGCTGCAAAGGCTGGGCGTGCCGGAACGGCAGGTGGCGGTGACGATCCAGTCCTCCCCTACCCCCCGTTACCGGGTGCGGGTGGATCATGATCGCCTGACCGTCCAGGCCTCCTCGCCTGTGGCCGCCATACGCGGGGTCGCCGCGACCTTGCAGGCGGAGGGGCGGCTGTCGATCAGTTGGGAGGGCCGGCGCGTCGGCCCGATGACCGGGCTGGCCGCGCGGGACAGCGGCTGGGTCTCCTCGCCCTTCGGCTTTCGCGCCTATCTGAACACCTGCACCTATGGCTATACCACGCCCTGGTGGGGCTGGCCCCGCTGGGTGCGGGAGATCGATGACATGGCGGTGCACGGCGTCGACATGCCGCTCGCCATGGAGGGGCAGGATTATGTCTGGCGCAAGCTATGGCGCGAACAGGGCCTGAGCGAAGCGCAGATCGCGCGGCATTTCTCCGGTCCCGCCTTCCTGCCGTGGCAGCGCATGGGCAATATCGAGGGGTATCGGGCGCCCCTGCCGACCGGGTGGATCGACAAGAAGCACGACCTGCAAAAGCATATCCTCGCCCGGATGCGCGATCTGGGCATGACCCCGATCCTGCCCGCCTTCGCCGGTTACGTGCCCAAGGCCTTTGCCGAGGCGCATCCGAAAGCACGCATCTACAAGATGCGGTCCTGGGAGGGGTTCGAGGGGACCTATTGGCTCGACCCGTCCGATCCGCTCTTCGCGCCGCTCGCCCGGCGGTTCCTGGAACTCTACACCGCCGAGTACGGGCCGGGGCGATATTATCTGGCCGATGCCTTCAACGAGATGGTGCCGCCGATTGCCGAGGACGGCAGTGATACCGCCCATGCCTCTTACGGCGATGCGACCGCCAACACCCCCGCACTCGACGCCGCGACCAAGGCGGCGGCACTGCCCCGCGAGGTTCGCGACGCCCGGCTGGCCGCCTATGGCCAGCGTCTTTATGCCGCGATCGCCGCCGCCGCGCCGGGGGCGACCTGGGTCATGCAGGGCTGGCTGTTCGGCGCGGACAAGAAATTCTGGACGCCCGACGCCATCGCCGCTTTCCTCAAAGACGTGCCCGACGAGAAGATGCTGATCCTCGACATCGGCAATGACCGCTATCCCGGCATCTGGAAAACCACCAAGGGCTTCGACGGCAAGAATTGGGTCTATGGCTATGTCCATAATTATGGCGGCAGCAACCCGGTCTATGGCGCGCCCGATTTCTACCGCCGCGACGTGGCGGCGCTGTTCACCGACCCGGCGCGCGGGAATGTGCGCGGGTTCGGCATGTTCCCGGAAGGGCTGCACAGCAACAGCCTGGTCTATGACTATGCCTATGACGTCGCATGGCCGGGCGGCGACATGGCGCTTGGCCCCTGGCTGAGCCGTTACGCCGCCGCGCGCTATGGCCGCAGCGACCCGGCGATGGTCGCGGCGTGGCAGGATGTGGTCGCGGGCGCCTATGACGTGCGCTACTGGACCCCGCGCTGGTGGAACGAACGGGCGGGCGCGTACCTCTTCTTCAAGCGCCCCGCCGCCGACGCACCGACCTATCCCGCCGAACCGGGCGACCGCGCGAAACTGCGTGCCGGGATCGAGGCGATGCTGAAACTCGCGCCCGCTTATAGTCAGAGCCCACTCTACCGCTACGATCTGGTCGACCTGACCCGCCATGCCGCCAGCCTGTCGCTGGACGACAGCGTCAAGGCCGCCGTCGCCGCCTATCAAAAGGGAGACGTCGCCGCCGGGGACCGGGCGACGGTGCGGATCAAGGCGCTGGCACTCGCCATCGACCATCTGATCGGCGGGCAACAGGAAAGCCTGGCCAGTTGGATCGCCGATGCGCGAGCCTATGGCGACACCCCTGCTGAAAAGACTGCCTATGAACAGAACGCCAAGGCGCAGGTGACGATCTGGGGCGGGCGCGGCCATCTGGGCGATTATGCGTCCAAGGCCTGGACGGGCATGTATGCGCACTATTACCTGCCGCGCTGGACCCGCTATCTGACCGAGGCCCGCGCCGCCGCCCTGGCCAGGCGGCCCGTCGACGATGCCGCCTTCACCGCGAAGCTGCTCGACTGGGAAAAGGCGTGGGTCGCCGATCCCCGCCCCTATAAGGCCAGCGCGCCTGCCGATCCGGTGGCCGAAGCCCGCGCCCTGATGACGGAGACCGACCGGTGA
- a CDS encoding acyltransferase family protein, translating into MTTTMPKPERFASLDMFRGATIFLMIVVNTAGAGGAFTQLQHAPWFGFTLADLIFPTFLFAVGNAMSFALTRPMPEHVFLRRVSKRAALIFLLGVLMYWFPFVTHQADGSWVAKPFADTRLTGVLQRIALCYLLGSLCARYLRPSHLLWVAIGLVLAHWAILVRLSPAGEAFGRYRNAGTLFDLWLIGPAHLYTKDHGFDPEGLLGTLPATANVIAGYLTGLAIQRWGKHMATVGRLAAIGAGLVIVALLLSPVLPIGKKLWTGSFVALTVGIDLILLGVALWLVEVRGVRFGRSFLQMLGRNPLAIYLFSELLVVALELIHVRPDTGLYTWVGETVFQGFTTGPVGSLLCALAYTLICCAFGWALDRRGIILKV; encoded by the coding sequence GTGACGACGACCATGCCCAAGCCGGAGCGCTTCGCCTCGCTCGACATGTTTCGCGGCGCGACCATCTTCCTGATGATCGTCGTCAACACGGCGGGCGCGGGCGGCGCCTTCACCCAGTTGCAGCATGCGCCATGGTTCGGTTTCACACTGGCCGACCTGATCTTTCCGACCTTCCTGTTCGCGGTCGGCAACGCGATGAGCTTCGCGCTCACCCGCCCGATGCCGGAGCACGTCTTCCTGCGCCGGGTGTCTAAGCGGGCCGCGCTGATCTTCCTGCTCGGCGTGCTGATGTACTGGTTTCCCTTCGTCACCCATCAGGCGGACGGAAGCTGGGTCGCCAAGCCCTTCGCCGACACGCGCCTGACGGGCGTGCTGCAACGCATCGCGCTTTGCTATCTGCTGGGGTCGCTCTGCGCGCGCTATCTGCGGCCGAGCCATTTGCTGTGGGTCGCGATCGGGCTCGTCCTCGCGCACTGGGCGATCCTGGTCAGGCTCAGCCCGGCGGGCGAGGCGTTCGGGCGATACCGGAACGCGGGCACCTTGTTCGATCTGTGGCTGATCGGCCCGGCGCATCTCTATACCAAGGATCACGGCTTCGATCCCGAGGGACTGCTCGGTACCCTGCCCGCCACCGCCAATGTGATCGCGGGCTATCTGACCGGCCTCGCCATCCAGCGTTGGGGCAAGCACATGGCCACGGTCGGGCGGCTGGCGGCGATCGGGGCGGGGCTGGTCATCGTCGCGCTGCTGCTGTCGCCCGTGCTGCCGATCGGCAAGAAGCTGTGGACCGGGTCGTTCGTCGCGCTGACGGTCGGGATCGACCTGATCCTGCTGGGCGTGGCGCTATGGCTGGTCGAGGTGCGCGGCGTCCGTTTCGGGCGCTCCTTCCTGCAGATGCTGGGGCGCAATCCGCTGGCCATCTATCTCTTCTCCGAACTGCTGGTCGTCGCGCTGGAACTGATCCATGTCCGGCCCGATACGGGCCTGTACACCTGGGTCGGCGAGACGGTGTTTCAGGGATTCACGACGGGGCCGGTCGGGTCGCTGCTCTGCGCGCTCGCCTATACGTTGATCTGCTGCGCATTCGGCTGGGCGCTCGACCGGCGCGGGATCATCCTCAAGGTCTGA
- a CDS encoding glycoside hydrolase family 130 protein, which translates to MNAADVFTKLDVELKPDPSRTVLRPFSFGYPAAFDRKPTRAQDVARRVMALDAETRDRMLELLQAAMEKRHRNVDGVFLRRFDEVKDDLGDIAIGEKRDRLLLGAYFSQEYAFESAALFNPSIVTVPDQNPDDDDIRFLLSLRGVGEGHISSVTFRTGSWDGGTGLVVDPPSPQGVPPRIESKEGGWVRMLADDSADVSETVIFPILPSQRQGVEDLRLVRFTDHDGVESLIGTYTAFDGNIARSEMLRGINQQRFEMRALAGALAEYKGMALFPRRIGDRFAMIGRQDNVNLWLLYSDDLHIWDEGMRIMGPKYPWEFVQIGNCGSPIEIDEGWLVFTHGVGMIRGYCVGACLLDKDNPAKVLGRTHSPLLLPSAEQRGGYVPNVTYSCGALLHKRRILLPYAIGDQYTAFATGSVDDLLSVME; encoded by the coding sequence ATGAATGCCGCAGATGTCTTCACGAAACTGGACGTCGAACTCAAACCCGATCCCTCGCGCACGGTGCTTCGGCCGTTCAGCTTCGGCTATCCGGCCGCCTTCGATCGCAAACCGACCCGTGCGCAGGATGTGGCGCGGCGCGTCATGGCGCTGGACGCGGAGACGCGCGACCGGATGCTGGAACTGCTGCAAGCCGCGATGGAGAAAAGGCATCGCAACGTCGACGGCGTCTTTCTCCGCCGCTTCGACGAGGTGAAGGACGATCTGGGCGATATCGCCATCGGGGAAAAGCGCGACCGGCTGCTGCTCGGCGCCTATTTCAGCCAGGAATATGCGTTCGAATCCGCCGCCCTGTTCAACCCCAGCATCGTGACCGTGCCCGACCAGAACCCCGATGACGACGATATCCGCTTCCTCCTGTCGCTGCGCGGCGTCGGTGAGGGGCATATCTCCTCGGTCACCTTTCGCACCGGCAGTTGGGATGGCGGCACCGGCCTCGTCGTCGATCCGCCGAGCCCGCAAGGCGTGCCGCCCCGGATCGAGAGCAAAGAGGGCGGCTGGGTCCGGATGCTCGCCGACGACAGCGCGGACGTGTCCGAGACGGTGATCTTCCCCATCCTGCCCAGCCAGCGCCAGGGTGTCGAGGATTTGCGGCTGGTGCGTTTCACCGACCATGACGGGGTGGAAAGCCTGATCGGCACCTATACGGCATTCGACGGCAATATCGCCCGTTCGGAGATGTTGCGCGGGATCAACCAGCAGCGCTTCGAAATGCGCGCCCTGGCCGGGGCCTTGGCGGAATATAAGGGCATGGCGCTGTTCCCCCGCCGGATCGGCGACCGCTTCGCGATGATCGGGCGGCAGGACAATGTGAACCTGTGGCTGCTCTATTCCGACGACCTGCACATATGGGACGAAGGGATGCGCATCATGGGTCCCAAATATCCGTGGGAGTTCGTGCAGATCGGCAATTGCGGCTCACCGATCGAGATCGATGAGGGCTGGCTGGTCTTCACCCACGGCGTCGGCATGATCCGGGGCTATTGCGTCGGTGCCTGCCTGCTCGACAAGGACAACCCGGCCAAGGTGCTGGGCCGGACCCACTCGCCCCTGCTCTTACCCTCCGCCGAGCAGCGGGGCGGCTATGTCCCCAACGTCACCTATAGCTGCGGCGCGCTGCTCCACAAACGTCGCATCCTGCTGCCCTATGCGATCGGGGACCAATATACCGCCTTCGCGACCGGCAGCGTCGACGACCTGTTGTCGGTCATGGAGTGA
- a CDS encoding SUMF1/EgtB/PvdO family nonheme iron enzyme: MRIAAALLLGLAASVTLGARAAEPVRRCIARDGIVTVAAGTVLLGEDGTDRPGRAVHVAAFRIDAHEVTNRQFAAFVAATGHRTRAEREGASALFVAPTQPVSLDDASRWWRWTKGADWRHPKGPGSDLTGRADEPVVHVDRDDAAAYARWAGGALPSTEQWERAARGNQNAARDPVEWAFDHGKPRANVWEGVFPIRDTGDDGYAGIAPVGCFEANDLGVYDMVGNVWEWVAGDGQVGLVKGGSYLCAMNYCANFRPAAYQAQERDLPTSHIGFRVAYPAGPDHRLDGRG; this comes from the coding sequence ATGAGGATCGCGGCGGCGCTGCTACTGGGTCTGGCGGCCAGCGTGACGCTGGGCGCGCGGGCGGCCGAGCCGGTGCGGCGCTGCATCGCGCGGGATGGGATCGTGACCGTTGCGGCGGGCACGGTGCTGCTGGGGGAGGATGGCACGGATCGGCCGGGACGGGCAGTGCATGTCGCGGCGTTCCGCATCGATGCGCATGAGGTGACCAACCGCCAGTTCGCGGCCTTCGTCGCGGCGACCGGCCATCGCACCCGCGCCGAGCGGGAAGGGGCCTCGGCGCTGTTCGTCGCGCCGACCCAGCCGGTGTCGCTCGACGATGCGTCGCGCTGGTGGCGCTGGACCAAGGGAGCGGACTGGCGGCATCCTAAGGGGCCGGGTAGCGACCTGACGGGGCGGGCGGACGAGCCGGTCGTCCATGTCGACCGCGACGATGCCGCCGCCTATGCGCGCTGGGCGGGAGGTGCGCTGCCCAGTACCGAGCAATGGGAGCGGGCGGCGCGCGGCAACCAGAACGCCGCTCGCGATCCGGTCGAATGGGCCTTCGACCACGGCAAACCCCGCGCCAATGTCTGGGAAGGGGTGTTTCCGATCCGCGACACCGGTGATGACGGCTATGCGGGGATCGCGCCGGTCGGCTGTTTCGAGGCGAACGACCTGGGGGTGTACGACATGGTCGGCAATGTCTGGGAATGGGTGGCGGGCGACGGGCAGGTCGGGCTGGTCAAGGGCGGGAGCTATCTGTGCGCGATGAACTATTGCGCCAATTTCCGACCCGCCGCCTATCAGGCGCAGGAGCGTGACCTGCCGACATCGCATATCGGGTTTCGCGTGGCCTATCCCGCAGGACCCGACCATCGGCTGGACGGGCGGGGATAG